The Hyphomicrobium sp. MC1 genome window below encodes:
- a CDS encoding protein-glutamate O-methyltransferase CheR: MTSQGLSVDRGQDTRLRSDNLSKRNFDRLARFINGYSGIRMPPTKVTMLEGRLRRRLRVTGHASLDSYCHFLFDEDGIESEAVHLIDVATTNKTDFFREPNHFAYLVENVLPAMMQRDKGEVRIWSAACSTGAEPYTLAMILEDFRQSYRLGYSILATDLSTEVLSTAVRGIYPEEMMDPVPPDMARKYVLRSVRGDRQVRIHHSLRSKIGFARLNLMDDSYAIGAPVDVIFCRNVLIYFEKKVQEAVLSRLCDCLAPNGYLFIGHSESIGGFSLPVKQVANTIFQKTR; the protein is encoded by the coding sequence ATGACTTCTCAAGGCCTCAGCGTCGACCGCGGGCAAGATACGCGGCTGCGCAGCGATAACCTGAGCAAGCGCAACTTCGATCGCTTGGCGCGTTTCATCAATGGGTATAGCGGCATCCGCATGCCGCCGACCAAAGTGACGATGCTTGAGGGACGGCTCCGGCGGCGCTTGCGCGTCACCGGCCACGCCTCACTCGACAGTTATTGTCACTTCCTTTTTGATGAAGATGGCATCGAGTCCGAAGCCGTTCATCTGATCGACGTCGCGACGACGAACAAGACGGATTTCTTTCGGGAACCCAACCACTTCGCTTACCTAGTCGAAAATGTTCTGCCCGCGATGATGCAGCGAGACAAAGGTGAGGTTCGCATTTGGAGCGCGGCATGCTCGACCGGCGCCGAACCCTACACGTTGGCGATGATCCTTGAAGACTTCAGGCAGAGCTATCGGCTTGGATATTCGATCCTCGCGACAGATCTAAGCACCGAGGTTCTGTCGACCGCGGTTCGTGGCATCTATCCCGAAGAGATGATGGATCCGGTCCCCCCCGACATGGCGCGGAAATACGTGCTGCGTTCGGTCCGTGGCGACCGGCAGGTTCGCATCCACCATTCGCTTCGATCGAAGATCGGTTTCGCCCGGCTGAACCTTATGGACGATAGCTACGCAATTGGCGCACCGGTCGACGTTATCTTCTGCCGAAATGTGCTCATCTATTTCGAGAAAAAGGTGCAGGAAGCCGTTCTATCGCGGCTTTGCGATTGTCTCGCGCCGAACGGCTATCTGTTCATTGGTCATTCCGAATCCATTGGCGGATTTTCACTTCCGGTCAAACAGGTCGCAAATACCATTTTTCAGAAGACGCGATAG
- a CDS encoding chemotaxis protein CheW gives MTSAGSEAQYVTFSLADEVFAVPVREVREILDYRKAFRIPHGPDYLLGLTDVRGQGVPTIDLRQRLGLAPTEPTPHTRILVLDVALAGRVLCLGLVADRVFEVTPFHSNQIEAAPDIGVRWRSDYIAGVVQRPEGFVVLVDLPKLFSSSESAVLSQTAAAA, from the coding sequence ATGACCAGCGCTGGGTCCGAAGCTCAATATGTGACGTTTAGCTTGGCCGACGAAGTCTTCGCGGTCCCCGTTAGGGAAGTGCGCGAGATCCTGGATTACCGAAAGGCATTCAGGATTCCGCACGGTCCCGACTATCTCCTTGGCCTCACCGACGTTCGGGGCCAAGGCGTACCGACTATAGATCTGCGCCAGCGTCTCGGGCTGGCGCCGACGGAGCCGACGCCACACACGCGCATCCTCGTTTTGGATGTGGCGCTTGCGGGGCGAGTCCTGTGCCTGGGTCTTGTGGCGGATCGGGTCTTCGAAGTAACGCCCTTCCACAGCAATCAGATCGAAGCGGCGCCGGACATCGGCGTTCGCTGGCGCTCGGACTACATCGCCGGTGTGGTCCAGCGGCCCGAAGGTTTCGTCGTGCTGGTCGACCTGCCAAAACTGTTCTCGTCGTCCGAGTCGGCGGTGCTTTCGCAAACTGCGGCCGCTGCGTAA
- a CDS encoding methyl-accepting chemotaxis protein, with amino-acid sequence MRFTIKAKLAATFAVLTILSCVMAGLSIANLSSLNSAITDMLAGPVKETQLIGDLQNALNTMSRNEKNAAMTNDPALTTEFKKKSEDAADKVSVLLPKITSIANDEMKSILADLGRSYNEYLVENREVIRLATLNTNESNAQAGALSIGDARKKQNELLALADRVRDAADANMKATDEETSAEYAMSRNILISAAILLIVVSIAAAIWISLNISRGLSKGVSLAQAVAIGDLGQQIEAKSNDEIKDLIDAMNRMTSNLRETADIANQIAGGDLTVQPKPLSDKDTLGHALESMVERLRGVVSDAVAASRNVSAGSQQLSSASEQVSQGATEQASAAEEASASMEEMAANIKQNADNAAQTEKIARQSSKDAEASGDAVSRAVNAMRTIAEKIGIVQEIARQTDLLALNAAVEAARAGEHGKGFAVVASEVRKLAERSQTAAAEIGAVSGDTVKAAQEAGEMLTRLVPDIRKTAELVAEISAACREQDIGASQINEAIQQLDKVTQQNAGASEEMSATSEELAAQAEELQQSIAFFRTDDSNRSSESANVRSASVKRITSAKPSAAQKALARASAEKKATSSAHRNTVAELQSRVKGFALDLSTGGPDADDANFRESA; translated from the coding sequence ATGCGATTCACGATCAAGGCCAAGCTGGCCGCTACGTTCGCGGTTCTGACGATTCTCTCCTGTGTGATGGCGGGACTTTCGATCGCCAATCTAAGTTCTCTCAACTCGGCGATCACAGATATGCTTGCGGGTCCCGTGAAGGAGACGCAGCTTATCGGCGACCTCCAGAACGCGTTGAATACGATGTCTCGCAACGAGAAGAACGCTGCGATGACCAATGACCCCGCATTGACAACCGAGTTCAAGAAAAAATCGGAAGATGCGGCAGATAAGGTTAGTGTACTGCTCCCGAAAATCACGTCGATCGCAAACGACGAGATGAAATCGATCCTGGCGGATTTGGGACGATCCTATAATGAATACCTTGTAGAGAATCGCGAGGTCATACGTCTTGCGACGCTGAACACCAACGAGTCCAATGCGCAGGCTGGCGCCCTGTCGATCGGGGATGCCCGAAAAAAGCAGAATGAACTTCTCGCCTTAGCGGACCGGGTGCGAGACGCGGCAGACGCCAATATGAAAGCGACCGATGAGGAGACGAGTGCCGAATACGCGATGTCGCGAAACATTCTGATCAGTGCCGCAATTCTTCTGATCGTTGTTTCAATCGCAGCGGCCATCTGGATTTCGCTCAATATTTCTCGTGGCCTTTCGAAAGGTGTATCGTTGGCTCAAGCCGTCGCCATCGGCGATCTCGGCCAGCAAATTGAAGCAAAGAGCAACGACGAGATCAAAGACCTCATCGATGCAATGAATCGCATGACCTCGAACCTTCGCGAGACTGCCGACATCGCCAATCAGATTGCAGGTGGCGATCTCACGGTGCAGCCGAAGCCGCTTTCGGACAAGGACACGCTGGGTCACGCCCTGGAAAGCATGGTCGAGCGCCTGCGGGGCGTCGTATCGGATGCGGTCGCGGCTTCGAGAAACGTATCGGCTGGCAGCCAGCAGCTATCTTCGGCCTCCGAGCAGGTATCGCAGGGCGCAACCGAACAGGCTTCGGCCGCCGAAGAAGCATCGGCGTCGATGGAAGAAATGGCGGCGAACATTAAGCAGAACGCTGATAACGCTGCGCAGACAGAGAAGATCGCGCGTCAATCGTCGAAAGATGCTGAAGCAAGCGGCGACGCAGTGAGCCGCGCAGTCAACGCGATGCGCACGATTGCAGAAAAAATCGGTATCGTTCAGGAGATCGCCCGCCAGACGGATCTTCTGGCTCTCAACGCCGCGGTCGAAGCCGCGCGCGCTGGCGAGCACGGCAAGGGCTTCGCGGTCGTTGCATCCGAAGTGCGCAAGCTCGCGGAACGCAGCCAGACTGCGGCCGCAGAGATCGGCGCGGTGTCCGGCGACACCGTGAAAGCGGCGCAGGAAGCCGGCGAAATGCTGACGCGCTTGGTTCCGGATATCCGTAAGACGGCGGAACTCGTTGCTGAGATCAGCGCCGCGTGCCGTGAACAGGATATCGGTGCTTCGCAGATCAATGAGGCGATCCAGCAGCTCGATAAGGTCACGCAGCAGAACGCCGGTGCCTCGGAAGAAATGTCGGCGACCTCTGAAGAATTGGCGGCGCAGGCCGAGGAGCTTCAGCAGAGCATCGCGTTCTTCCGGACCGACGACTCGAACCGCTCGTCCGAGTCTGCGAACGTCCGCTCGGCGTCCGTCAAGCGGATCACATCGGCAAAGCCGTCGGCCGCTCAGAAAGCGCTTGCCAGGGCTTCCGCTGAGAAGAAAGCGACCTCGTCCGCGCACCGCAATACCGTTGCCGAACTTCAGTCGCGTGTGAAGGGCTTTGCCCTGGACTTGAGCACGGGTGGCCCTGATGCCGACGATGCAAATTTCCGGGAGTCGGCGTGA